In Silene latifolia isolate original U9 population chromosome X, ASM4854445v1, whole genome shotgun sequence, the following proteins share a genomic window:
- the LOC141621336 gene encoding uncharacterized protein LOC141621336, protein MQMVLQSRHRIMRLEIRFQACLIQGMYPSKWKNIYASAFDGTHSYLFRQHEKHIGKTLVGMAEVEAVIQEMFQAPHIQILLVICPMGDEQICGCQVVLSLRPFFFLNN, encoded by the exons ATGCAAATGGTTCTGCAAAGTCGTCACAGAATAATGCGTCTTGAAATACGCTTTCAGGCATGCCTGATCCAGGGGATGTATCCTTCCAAGTGGAAAAACATCTATGCATCAGCTTTTG ATGGTACTCACTCATACCTCTTTCGCCAGCATGAGAAACACATTG GAAAAACCCTTGTCGGTATGGCAGAAGTTGAAGCAGTCATACAGGAAATGTTCCAAGCTCCTCACATTCAG ATTCTCTTGGTAATATGCCCAATGGGAGATGAACAAATCTGTGGCTGCCAAGTAGTCTTGTCTCTtcggccttttttttttttaaacaattag